In Solanum pennellii chromosome 3, SPENNV200, a single window of DNA contains:
- the LOC107015500 gene encoding ubiquitin receptor RAD23b isoform X2, which produces MKLTVKTLKGSHFEIRVQPSDTIMAVKKNIEDVQGKDNYPCGQQLLIHNGKVLKDESTLLENNVSEDGFLVVMLSKSKTASSSGTTSAQPATAANPTTTPEVIPPSQAPKDVVSASDAAAASIPADDYSQAASNLVAGNNLEQTIQQLMDMGGGSWDKETVTRALRAAYNNPERAVDYLYSGIPETAEVAVPVARGGVNSAAVPTAAPIAPSSGAPNSAPLNLFPQENVAGAGGAGLGSLDFLRNNQQFQALRSMVQANPQILQPMLQELGKQNPQLLRSIQEHDQEFLQLINEPVDGSDGDMFDQAEQEIPHTVSVTPEEQEVIERLEAMGFDRALVIEAFLACDRNEELAANYLLEHAGDYED; this is translated from the exons ATGAAGCTCACTGTAAAGACTCTCAAGGGAAGTCACTTTGAAATTAGGGTTCAGCCATCTGATACG ATTATGGCAGTCAAGAAGAACATTGAAGATGTACAAGGAAAAGATAATTACCCATGTGGGCAGCAGTTGCTGATTCACAATGGTAAAGTGCTGAAGGATGAAAGTACATTATTGGAAAACAATGTCTCTGAGGATGGTTTTCTTGTTGTCATGCTTAGCAAG AGCAAAACTGCTAGCTCAAGTGGGACAACTTCTGCTCAG CCAGCTACTGCCGCAAATCCTACTACAACACCTGAAGTGATTCCGCCATCACA GGCCCCAAAAGATGTTGTGTCAGCTTCGGATGCTGCGGCTGCTAG TATTCCAGCTGATGATTATAGTCAAGCTGCATCAAATTTAGTTGCTGGCAATAATCTCGAGCAAACTATACAACAACTTATGGATATGGGTGGTGGCAGCTGGGACAAAGAGACAGTTACTCGTGCACTTCGAGCTGCTTATAACAATCCTGAAAGAGCTGTTGATTACTTATATTCA GGAATTCCTGAAACGGCAGAAGTTGCTGTACCGGTAGCCCGGGGTGGAGTTAATTCTGCTGCTGTGCCTACTGCTGCGCCTATTGCACCTTCTTCTGGCGCACCTAATTCTGCTCCTTTAAATTTGTTTCCTCAG GAGAATGTTGCTGGTGCCGGCGGTGCTGGTCTTGGATCCCTTGATTTTCTCAGGAACAACCAACAG TTCCAAGCTTTACGTTCCATGGTTCAAGCTAACCCACAAATTTTACAG CCTATGCTTCAGGAACTAGGAAAGCAAAATCCTCAACTTTTAAGATCTATACAAGAGCATGATCAAGAGTTTCTTCAATTAATCAATGAACCTGTGGATGGTTCTGATGG GGACATGTTTGATCAGGCTGAGCAAGAGATTCCTCACACAGTTAGTGTGACTCCAGAAGAACAGGAGGTGATTGAGCGG CTGGAAGCAATGGGTTTTGATAGAGCTCTTGTCATTGAAGCTTTTTTGGCTTGTGATCGCAATGAGGAACTGGCTGCCAATTATCTGTTGGAGCATGCAGGAGATTACGAAGATTAA
- the LOC107015500 gene encoding ubiquitin receptor RAD23b isoform X1 has product MKLTVKTLKGSHFEIRVQPSDTIMAVKKNIEDVQGKDNYPCGQQLLIHNGKVLKDESTLLENNVSEDGFLVVMLSKSKTASSSGTTSAQQPATAANPTTTPEVIPPSQAPKDVVSASDAAAASIPADDYSQAASNLVAGNNLEQTIQQLMDMGGGSWDKETVTRALRAAYNNPERAVDYLYSGIPETAEVAVPVARGGVNSAAVPTAAPIAPSSGAPNSAPLNLFPQENVAGAGGAGLGSLDFLRNNQQFQALRSMVQANPQILQPMLQELGKQNPQLLRSIQEHDQEFLQLINEPVDGSDGDMFDQAEQEIPHTVSVTPEEQEVIERLEAMGFDRALVIEAFLACDRNEELAANYLLEHAGDYED; this is encoded by the exons ATGAAGCTCACTGTAAAGACTCTCAAGGGAAGTCACTTTGAAATTAGGGTTCAGCCATCTGATACG ATTATGGCAGTCAAGAAGAACATTGAAGATGTACAAGGAAAAGATAATTACCCATGTGGGCAGCAGTTGCTGATTCACAATGGTAAAGTGCTGAAGGATGAAAGTACATTATTGGAAAACAATGTCTCTGAGGATGGTTTTCTTGTTGTCATGCTTAGCAAG AGCAAAACTGCTAGCTCAAGTGGGACAACTTCTGCTCAG CAGCCAGCTACTGCCGCAAATCCTACTACAACACCTGAAGTGATTCCGCCATCACA GGCCCCAAAAGATGTTGTGTCAGCTTCGGATGCTGCGGCTGCTAG TATTCCAGCTGATGATTATAGTCAAGCTGCATCAAATTTAGTTGCTGGCAATAATCTCGAGCAAACTATACAACAACTTATGGATATGGGTGGTGGCAGCTGGGACAAAGAGACAGTTACTCGTGCACTTCGAGCTGCTTATAACAATCCTGAAAGAGCTGTTGATTACTTATATTCA GGAATTCCTGAAACGGCAGAAGTTGCTGTACCGGTAGCCCGGGGTGGAGTTAATTCTGCTGCTGTGCCTACTGCTGCGCCTATTGCACCTTCTTCTGGCGCACCTAATTCTGCTCCTTTAAATTTGTTTCCTCAG GAGAATGTTGCTGGTGCCGGCGGTGCTGGTCTTGGATCCCTTGATTTTCTCAGGAACAACCAACAG TTCCAAGCTTTACGTTCCATGGTTCAAGCTAACCCACAAATTTTACAG CCTATGCTTCAGGAACTAGGAAAGCAAAATCCTCAACTTTTAAGATCTATACAAGAGCATGATCAAGAGTTTCTTCAATTAATCAATGAACCTGTGGATGGTTCTGATGG GGACATGTTTGATCAGGCTGAGCAAGAGATTCCTCACACAGTTAGTGTGACTCCAGAAGAACAGGAGGTGATTGAGCGG CTGGAAGCAATGGGTTTTGATAGAGCTCTTGTCATTGAAGCTTTTTTGGCTTGTGATCGCAATGAGGAACTGGCTGCCAATTATCTGTTGGAGCATGCAGGAGATTACGAAGATTAA